AATTTATTCGAATTAATAGCGTTAATATTCTCAATACGTTTTCTAAATCGATAAACAAATTTGAAAATAAAAGAAGAAGGTATTTTTAAACGTAACAGGTTAAAATTAAAAGACTGATAATATTGGATATTTGGAATAATAGGAACCCAAACTCTACCAGAACAGTTAGGATTTAAATTACAGGTTTTTCTGAGTGGGCAAATAAAACGGTGACGATTTCTGGAATAATCACTACCATCAGACTGTAAAAAATGATTAGAAAGAGAACAAAAAAGCCTATTATTTTTAATTTTAATATGACCTAATTTAGAAAAAGAAGAAGATTTTTTTAAAGGAATAAAGGGTATAGCACCAGCAGAAATAATATTATAAAAACAGAAAAAGAATCATACCCTTTATCCAGAGTAAAAAACACATAAAAGCCTTTAGAAGAGCAAAAACGAATAAACGATTTAATATTATCAAAAATTAAATTCTGAAAAATAGTATTATCGTGATAATTAGCAGGGCGAAAAACAGAAAAAAGATTAAAATAAAAAGGAAAAACAATATCAACATGATGAAAACGAATACCCAATTTTTTGTTATAAAATTTATTATGAGAATGAATAACGCCTTTAGGAACATTACCATCGACAAGAATAGGTTGAGAATCAACAGAAAGAACAATAAAACCAAGTTTTTTAAAAATAAAAGAAAAACGATTTAAATAAGATTTAGCAAGAGCAAGTTTAAATGAATTCAAAAGACATAACAAATTAGATAGACCAATACGCCTTTTAAAGTAAAAATAAGTAGTATAACACGGAACTGAATCACGAAAACCACAAAGTTGTAAATATTCCGGAGGAACAACAGATAAAATATCTCTAGACGAAGTAAAAGCGTCTTCAGAAAAAATAGAATTAAGAAGGAAAAATAATCGTAAAAGAGAAGTAGGATCATAAGGAGAATTCTTATTGGGTTTATGAGAATAAAAAGAAATAAGAAAATTAAAAAGTTTGTTCATATCGAGGGAATTAAAAGCGTCAGAAGTTATACTAAAAAGTTTATCCTTTAAATTGTCCAAAACAAAAACATTTCTAGAACTTCTGAACATGGTATCACCTCCAATATGTTTTTGGTACAATACAATAATACTACAAAATAATAATATTACAAAAATAAATCTGCATCAAATAGTAGGGGTGATGCCCTTTTTAGAAATAGCTTATAATCAGTTTTCTGTAAATTGAATTTACACTTGTTTATATTCAACATTTGGAGGTGAATAGGATGAAAAAAACTAGTCCTTTGCAAAATTTTCGGCTTTTTGTGCAAATAGTTTTTGTAATATTTGTTATTTATGTAAGTGTTGGACATTACCTTGTTGAAAACAATCCTGGATTAGAATTATTTGGTGTTGCGAGTCTCCATACATTATGTCCATACGGTGGAGTAGTAAATCTATATACTTTTTTCTCAACAGGTAATTATGTAAGTAAGTTGCATCAATCTGTATTTATTATGTTATTTGCTTTATTTGGACTGTTGTTATTTACCGGAGCTTCTTTCTGTGGATGGCTATGTCCTTTAGGATCTGTTCAAGAATGGTTTGGAAAGCTAGGAAAAAAAATATTTAAAGATAAATATAATAAAATTCCAATTAAAGTTGACAGAGTTTTAAGATATTTAAAATATGCTGTTTTAGCAATAGTTATTATTCAAACTGCGCGAACAAGCAAATTAATTTTTGAACCTTATGATCCATATTATAATCTTTTCAATATTTGGACAGATGAAATTGCTATTACAGGATATTTGTCAGTTTTTTTAACTCTTGGACTTTCATTATTTATTGAAAGACCATTTTGTAGATATGCATGTCCCTTAGGTGCTATAAATGGATTATTCAACTCTTTTAGTATATTTAATATTAAAAGAAAGAAAAACACCTGTATTGATTGTTCATTATGTGATAAAGCATGTCCAATTGGTATAGTTGTATCGAAAAAAGATGCTATAAATAGTCCTCAATGTATACGATGTATGAAATGTGTTGAAGTTTGTCCGGCAAATGAGATTGAAAAATCTACATTAAAAGTAAGACCAATATTGGCAAAACCAGAAAAAAGCAAAAAAACAATTAGTAATTGGACATATGTATTTACTGTATTAGTAATATTTTTAGGCATAATATTAGTTGCCAATATTACTGGTAATTTTATCACCGAAAGAATAAAAACGTATGAAAGCATAAATGATATAAGAGGCTCTTCAACAGTACAAGAAATTATAGATAATTATCCTATATCTAAAGAAGAATTGTATAGAGCATTTAATATACCAAGAACAATAATAACAACTGCAAAATTAAAAGACTTATCTGAAATGATGGGATTAAATGAAGAATTAGAAATAGTTTCTCCAGAAAGCATCAGAACATTTATAGAATATATAGACAAAAATATATTAGAATTTGTTAATTATTTAAGGAAAAATTTTGAAGAATTTGAGGAATTTGAAACTATCAATGGAATAGAAGATATGACTGTTAGAGAAGTGGTAAAAAAGTCAAAACCTGGATTTATAGCATATTTAATTAGTGGATACTGGCCAATTCAAAATGAATCAATTGAAAACAAAAATATTTCAAATGTAGCTACTGAAGTTCACGAAGAAAATATTAAAGAAGGATATAATAATGTAGAATTTGTAGTTCGTGGAAAAACAACTTTGCGGGAAATAAAGGATAATATTGATGATTTTGATAAATTTTTAAAAGAATTTAATATTACTGAAAATGAGAGTTTATCTATTAGCTTGAAGGATTTGGTTGATAAATATGGAATATATATGGGAGATATTAAAACATATGTTGAGGAACATTTAAAATAACTATTAATTATACCACAAATTGCTAAATTAAGCGATTTGTGGTATAATTATTTAAGGTGATATTATGAAAGTTTTCGAAATAGCTAATACGATAAAAGGAGTTTTTATAAACAGATCAAATAGATATTTAGCTAAAGTTCTAATAAATGATAAAATAGAAGATGTTCATGTTCACGATCCTGGTAGATTGAAAGAGCTTCTATATAAAAATAATAGTGTTTTAATTAAAAGAGTATATAATCCTAAAAGAAAAACAAAATATGATTTAATTGCTGCAAAAAAATCTAAAGAATTTGTTTTGGTAAATTCAATGTATCATAGATATATAGCTGAAAATATATTGAGGAAAAAATACAAAAATTTAAATCCTGAAGTAAAATATAATAATAGTAGAATAGATTTTTTAGCAGAAAATCAAATATGGATAGAGATAAAAGGATGTACTTTATCTGAAAATAATATTGCTAAGTTTCCTGATGCTCCAACTAAAAGAGGCTTAAAACATTTAAATGAATTAATAGAACTTAAAGAAAAAGGATATGAAAGTCATATTTATTTTTTAATTTTTTCAACAGCAGAATATTTTTCACCTAATTATGAAACGGATCCGAAATTTTCAAAAAAACTTATTGAAGCATATAAAAAAGGTGTAAAAATATTTCCATTATTATTTTCTTTTAAGGAAGGAATAATTTATTTTGAAAGATATTTGGATATATTAATGAAAGGATAAAAAGTATGACCGATTACAATATATTCTTTAATGATTTAGAATATGATTATTTAAAAATAATAAAATTTTTAGAACAATATAAAAGTGATGAAAAAAAACTTATAGAAGAAGCAAAAAAACTTATTAATGTA
The Marinitoga hydrogenitolerans DSM 16785 genome window above contains:
- a CDS encoding 4Fe-4S binding protein, with amino-acid sequence MKKTSPLQNFRLFVQIVFVIFVIYVSVGHYLVENNPGLELFGVASLHTLCPYGGVVNLYTFFSTGNYVSKLHQSVFIMLFALFGLLLFTGASFCGWLCPLGSVQEWFGKLGKKIFKDKYNKIPIKVDRVLRYLKYAVLAIVIIQTARTSKLIFEPYDPYYNLFNIWTDEIAITGYLSVFLTLGLSLFIERPFCRYACPLGAINGLFNSFSIFNIKRKKNTCIDCSLCDKACPIGIVVSKKDAINSPQCIRCMKCVEVCPANEIEKSTLKVRPILAKPEKSKKTISNWTYVFTVLVIFLGIILVANITGNFITERIKTYESINDIRGSSTVQEIIDNYPISKEELYRAFNIPRTIITTAKLKDLSEMMGLNEELEIVSPESIRTFIEYIDKNILEFVNYLRKNFEEFEEFETINGIEDMTVREVVKKSKPGFIAYLISGYWPIQNESIENKNISNVATEVHEENIKEGYNNVEFVVRGKTTLREIKDNIDDFDKFLKEFNITENESLSISLKDLVDKYGIYMGDIKTYVEEHLK
- the sfsA gene encoding DNA/RNA nuclease SfsA, producing MKVFEIANTIKGVFINRSNRYLAKVLINDKIEDVHVHDPGRLKELLYKNNSVLIKRVYNPKRKTKYDLIAAKKSKEFVLVNSMYHRYIAENILRKKYKNLNPEVKYNNSRIDFLAENQIWIEIKGCTLSENNIAKFPDAPTKRGLKHLNELIELKEKGYESHIYFLIFSTAEYFSPNYETDPKFSKKLIEAYKKGVKIFPLLFSFKEGIIYFERYLDILMKG